A part of Fusobacterium simiae genomic DNA contains:
- a CDS encoding mechanosensitive ion channel family protein: protein MNKTFYEKILENLLLNLEHYLPILAGKIIVFLVICFIWPKITRFLLKSLDKALTLKNNDPLLISFLKSLIKTVMYIILAFILIGIIGIRATSLVTILGTAGVAVGLALQGSLTNLASGILILFFKQISKGDFISSIDKSIEGTVQSIHILYTTIQQPNGPIIVIPNSQIANASIINYSRNPYRRLDLIYSASYDVPIDKVISVLNQVIENEPRIIKNDPSKPITISLSKQNASSLDYVFRAWVKKEDYIDTMLDCNINVKNYFDKNGIEIPYNKLDLYMRNNLNIDNK, encoded by the coding sequence ATGAATAAAACTTTTTATGAAAAAATATTGGAAAACCTATTGCTTAATTTAGAGCATTACTTACCAATACTTGCTGGAAAAATAATAGTCTTTTTAGTGATATGTTTCATATGGCCTAAAATAACAAGATTTTTACTTAAAAGTTTAGATAAAGCACTGACATTAAAAAATAATGATCCTTTACTTATATCTTTTTTAAAGTCTTTAATAAAAACAGTTATGTATATTATTCTAGCTTTTATATTAATTGGAATTATTGGAATAAGAGCCACTTCACTTGTAACAATTTTAGGTACTGCTGGAGTTGCGGTTGGTTTAGCATTACAGGGAAGTTTAACAAATCTTGCAAGTGGAATTTTGATTTTATTTTTTAAACAAATATCTAAAGGGGATTTTATTTCAAGTATAGATAAAAGTATAGAAGGGACTGTACAAAGTATACATATTCTATATACAACAATACAACAACCTAATGGACCTATAATTGTTATACCAAATAGTCAAATAGCTAATGCTTCTATTATTAACTATTCAAGAAATCCATATAGGAGGCTTGATTTAATTTATTCCGCTTCTTATGATGTTCCAATAGATAAGGTTATTTCTGTCTTAAATCAAGTAATTGAGAATGAACCAAGAATTATAAAAAATGACCCTAGTAAACCTATTACTATAAGTCTTAGCAAACAAAATGCCAGTTCACTTGATTATGTGTTTAGAGCATGGGTTAAAAAAGAAGACTATATTGATACAATGTTAGATTGTAATATTAATGTTAAAAATTATTTTGATAAAAATGGAATTGAAATTCCTTATAATAAACTTGATTTATATATGAGAAATAATCTTAATATTGATAATAAATAA
- a CDS encoding AEC family transporter produces MENFLLAFNVVFPIFLTMMLGVILNKFKMVDEHSLNIINSLIFRVFMSTLLFLNIYNIGDLSALSTDNFKLLAYAFIIILIVLFIAWLFYMPKVKDKKKLSVLIQGVYRGNFVLFGLAIVDSIYGKEGLATVSLLTIVVIPTFNVLAVIILEYYSGREINKLKLIKQVFKNPLIIAALSSIFLLVFKIKIPKPIYKTLEDISKITTPLAFIVLGAELKFGNMLKNIKYLVSINILRLIGNPLITIGIGKILGFQGIELVALLSMSACPTAVSSYTMAKEMNADGDLAGEIVATTSLLSIFTIFIWVLILKNLRWI; encoded by the coding sequence ATGGAAAATTTTTTATTAGCATTCAATGTTGTATTTCCAATTTTTCTTACAATGATGTTAGGGGTAATTTTAAACAAATTTAAAATGGTAGATGAGCACTCTTTAAATATTATAAATTCGTTAATTTTCAGAGTATTTATGTCTACATTACTTTTTCTAAATATATATAATATTGGAGATTTATCGGCTCTTTCTACTGATAATTTTAAACTTTTGGCTTACGCTTTTATAATTATTCTTATTGTTCTTTTCATTGCTTGGCTATTTTATATGCCAAAAGTTAAAGACAAAAAGAAATTATCTGTTTTAATTCAAGGAGTATATAGAGGAAATTTTGTCTTATTTGGTCTAGCCATTGTAGATAGTATTTATGGAAAGGAAGGATTAGCAACAGTTTCTCTTTTAACTATTGTTGTTATTCCAACATTTAATGTTTTAGCTGTTATAATATTAGAATATTATTCAGGTAGAGAAATTAATAAATTAAAATTAATAAAACAAGTTTTTAAAAATCCTTTAATAATAGCAGCATTATCTTCTATATTTCTTTTAGTATTCAAAATAAAAATTCCAAAACCAATATATAAGACATTAGAAGACATTTCAAAAATTACTACACCTTTAGCTTTTATTGTATTAGGAGCTGAATTAAAATTTGGAAATATGTTAAAAAATATAAAATACTTAGTTTCCATAAATATATTAAGACTTATTGGAAACCCTTTAATAACCATAGGAATTGGTAAAATACTAGGTTTTCAAGGAATAGAATTAGTTGCTTTACTTTCAATGAGTGCCTGTCCAACAGCAGTTTCTTCATATACTATGGCAAAAGAAATGAATGCTGATGGAGATTTAGCGGGAGAAATTGTTGCAACAACAAGTTTGCTTTCAATATTTACAATTTTTATTTGGGTACTTATACTGAAGAATTTAAGGTGGATATAA
- a CDS encoding extracellular solute-binding protein, translating into MKKIFLLFLATIMLVSCGNSDEDTLYVYSWADYIPQFVYEDFENETGIKVVEDIYSSNEEMYTKIKAGGEGYDIIMPSSDYYEIMMKEGMLAKLDKSQLENTENIDDTYMAQLRKFDPENDYGVPYMRGITCIAVNKKFVKDYPRDYTIYNRTDLAGRMTLLDDMREVFVPALALNGYKQDADSTEAMEKAKSTILNWKKNIAKFDAESYGKGFANGDFWVVQGYPDNIYRELSEEDRANVDFIIPPGDQGYSSIDSFVVLKDSKHFENAMKFINYIHRPDVYAKISDTIEIPSINKGADELITKKPLYDVEKTKDAQLLTDIGDKLNIQNKYWQEILIAN; encoded by the coding sequence ATGAAAAAAATATTTTTATTATTTTTAGCCACAATAATGCTAGTTTCCTGTGGAAATAGTGATGAGGATACTTTATATGTATACAGTTGGGCAGATTATATTCCACAATTTGTATATGAAGATTTTGAAAATGAAACCGGAATAAAAGTCGTTGAAGATATTTATTCTTCTAATGAAGAAATGTATACAAAAATTAAAGCTGGTGGAGAAGGTTATGATATTATTATGCCATCTAGTGACTATTATGAAATAATGATGAAAGAAGGTATGCTTGCTAAACTTGATAAATCTCAGTTAGAAAATACTGAAAATATTGATGATACTTATATGGCTCAGTTAAGAAAATTTGACCCAGAAAATGATTATGGAGTTCCTTATATGAGAGGAATTACTTGTATAGCAGTAAATAAAAAATTTGTAAAGGATTATCCAAGAGACTATACAATTTATAATAGAACAGATTTGGCTGGAAGAATGACACTTTTAGATGATATGAGAGAAGTATTTGTTCCTGCCTTAGCTTTAAATGGTTATAAACAAGATGCTGACTCAACAGAAGCTATGGAAAAAGCAAAGTCAACTATTTTAAATTGGAAGAAAAATATTGCAAAATTTGATGCTGAATCTTATGGTAAAGGTTTTGCTAATGGAGATTTTTGGGTTGTACAAGGTTATCCAGATAATATTTATAGAGAGCTTTCAGAAGAAGATAGAGCAAATGTTGACTTTATTATTCCTCCTGGTGACCAAGGATATTCTTCAATAGATTCATTTGTAGTTTTAAAAGATTCTAAACATTTTGAAAATGCTATGAAGTTTATAAACTATATTCATAGACCAGATGTATATGCTAAAATTTCAGATACAATTGAAATTCCTAGTATAAATAAAGGAGCTGATGAGCTTATAACTAAAAAACCTTTATATGATGTTGAAAAAACAAAAGACGCACAACTTTTAACAGATATTGGAGATAAATTAAATATACAAAATAAATATTGGCAAGAAATTTTAATAGCAAATTAA
- a CDS encoding N-glycosylase/DNA lyase, with protein MKKNEYFKEIEKIYKEMAPHFKERLKEFKNIWESGSNKDIHLELSFCILTPQSKALNAWQAITNLKKDDLIYKGKAEEFVEFLNIVRFKNNKAKYLVELREQMTKNGKLITKDFFKSLPTVSEKRDWIVKNIKGMSYKEASHFLRNVGFGENIAILDRHILKNLIKLEVIDELPKTLTPKLYLEIEEKMRNYCEFVKIPMDEMDLLLWYKEAGVIFK; from the coding sequence ATGAAAAAGAATGAATATTTTAAAGAAATTGAAAAAATTTATAAAGAAATGGCTCCTCACTTCAAAGAAAGGTTAAAAGAATTTAAAAATATATGGGAAAGTGGTTCAAATAAAGATATTCACTTAGAACTATCTTTTTGTATTTTAACTCCTCAATCTAAAGCATTAAATGCTTGGCAAGCTATAACAAATTTGAAAAAAGATGATTTAATTTATAAGGGAAAAGCAGAAGAATTTGTTGAATTTTTAAATATTGTTAGATTTAAAAATAATAAAGCTAAATATCTTGTTGAATTAAGAGAACAGATGACAAAGAATGGGAAACTTATAACTAAAGATTTTTTTAAATCACTTCCAACTGTTTCTGAAAAAAGAGATTGGATAGTAAAAAATATTAAAGGAATGTCTTATAAAGAAGCTAGCCACTTTTTAAGAAATGTAGGTTTTGGAGAAAATATTGCTATACTTGATAGACATATATTGAAAAATTTAATTAAATTAGAAGTTATAGATGAATTGCCAAAGACTTTAACTCCTAAATTATATTTAGAAATAGAAGAAAAAATGAGAAATTATTGTGAATTTGTAAAAATTCCTATGGATGAAATGGATTTATTACTTTGGTATAAAGAAGCAGGAGTAATATTTAAATAA
- a CDS encoding acetyl-CoA hydrolase/transferase family protein, translating to MKNWRESYKAKVCTPDEAIQKIKNAKRISFGHICSESTVLTEALLRNKKLFKKLEIAHLLSLGKSEYAREENSEYFRHNALFIGPKTREAANSSYGDYTPTFFFETAKLFEKDGELALDAMLLQVSSPDEHGYCSYGLSCDYTKSATENAKIVIAQINKFVPRTFGNCFIHIDDIDYIIEEDTPIPEVQPPVVGEVEKKIGEFCASLIKDGDTLQLGIGAIPVAVLNFLKDKKDLGIHSEMISDGIVDLINLGVITNKKKNLNPNKSIATFLMGSKKLYDYANNNPAIELHPVDYVNNPIIIAQNDNMVSINSAIQIDLMGQVNAEYVNSKQFSGAGGQVDFVRGATMSKGGKSIIALPSTTAKGTISRIVFTFDEGVPVTTSRNDVDYIVTEYGIAHLRGKTLRERAKLLIEIAHPNFREELRKKALEKFGTL from the coding sequence ATGAAAAATTGGAGAGAAAGTTACAAGGCAAAAGTCTGTACTCCTGATGAAGCAATTCAAAAAATAAAAAATGCTAAAAGAATTTCTTTTGGGCATATTTGTTCAGAATCAACTGTTTTAACAGAAGCACTACTTAGAAATAAAAAATTATTTAAAAAATTAGAAATCGCTCACTTATTATCATTAGGAAAAAGCGAGTATGCAAGGGAAGAAAATTCAGAATATTTTAGACACAATGCTTTATTTATAGGGCCAAAAACTAGAGAAGCAGCAAATAGTTCATATGGAGATTATACTCCAACATTCTTTTTTGAAACTGCAAAATTGTTTGAAAAAGATGGAGAGTTAGCACTTGATGCTATGTTACTACAAGTCTCTTCCCCAGATGAACATGGATATTGTAGCTATGGTCTTTCTTGTGATTATACTAAATCAGCTACTGAAAATGCAAAAATTGTTATTGCACAGATAAATAAGTTTGTTCCAAGAACTTTTGGAAATTGTTTTATACATATAGATGATATTGATTATATTATTGAAGAAGATACTCCTATTCCAGAAGTACAACCTCCAGTTGTTGGAGAAGTTGAAAAAAAGATTGGAGAATTTTGTGCAAGTTTAATTAAAGATGGAGATACTTTACAGCTTGGAATTGGTGCAATTCCAGTAGCAGTTTTAAATTTCTTAAAAGATAAAAAAGATTTAGGTATACACTCAGAAATGATTTCTGATGGCATTGTAGATTTAATTAATTTAGGAGTAATTACAAATAAAAAGAAAAATTTAAATCCTAACAAGTCAATAGCAACATTTTTAATGGGAAGTAAAAAATTATATGATTATGCAAACAATAACCCTGCCATTGAATTACATCCTGTTGATTATGTAAATAATCCTATTATTATTGCTCAAAATGATAATATGGTTTCTATCAACTCAGCTATTCAAATTGATTTAATGGGACAAGTTAATGCAGAATATGTAAATTCAAAACAATTTAGTGGAGCTGGTGGGCAAGTTGATTTTGTAAGAGGAGCAACTATGTCAAAAGGAGGAAAATCAATAATTGCTCTTCCATCAACTACTGCCAAAGGAACTATTTCAAGAATAGTATTTACTTTTGATGAAGGTGTTCCAGTTACCACTTCAAGAAATGATGTAGATTATATTGTTACTGAATATGGCATTGCTCATTTAAGAGGAAAAACTTTAAGAGAAAGAGCAAAACTTTTAATTGAAATTGCTCATCCAAATTTTAGAGAAGAGCTTAGAAAAAAAGCACTAGAAAAATTTGGAACATTATAA
- the dnaN gene encoding DNA polymerase III subunit beta — MKFSINKESAIGIIGEYTNILKDNPVKPSLAGLFIQAKNNQVVFKGANTEIELIRYANCEIESEGQVLIKPALLLEYIKLVEEENINFEKKDGYLIVNNAEFSILDDNTYPELTEIIPIVVATENTVKFTMLLEKVKFLTNSSGNADTLFNSIKMIFQDNVLELVSTDSYRLIYMKKALNNTINRDILVPGDSIAVIYKIFKDLDEEFSLATSDDRLILTWKDAYFSCKLLSLAFPDFRPLINNSSHDKRFEFNKEDLNSSLKKVISVTKNSNDSKNVATFNFKGNQLVISGVSANAKINQKVNMIKTGEDLKLGMNCKYIKEFIDNVDKNIIVEATNSSSMLKITEEGNENYIYLIMPVNIRV, encoded by the coding sequence ATGAAATTTTCTATAAATAAAGAAAGTGCAATAGGAATAATAGGAGAATACACAAATATTTTAAAAGATAATCCTGTTAAACCAAGTTTAGCAGGGCTATTTATCCAAGCTAAGAATAATCAAGTAGTATTTAAAGGTGCTAATACTGAAATTGAATTAATAAGATATGCAAACTGTGAAATTGAAAGCGAAGGACAAGTTTTAATAAAACCTGCCTTACTTTTAGAATATATTAAGTTAGTAGAAGAAGAAAATATTAACTTTGAGAAGAAAGATGGTTATCTAATTGTAAATAATGCTGAATTTTCAATATTAGATGATAATACTTATCCAGAACTTACTGAAATTATACCAATAGTTGTTGCAACTGAAAATACTGTAAAATTTACTATGTTACTTGAAAAAGTAAAATTCCTTACTAATTCATCTGGTAATGCAGATACTTTATTTAATTCTATAAAAATGATATTCCAAGATAATGTCTTAGAGCTTGTTTCAACAGATTCATATAGACTTATATATATGAAGAAAGCTCTTAATAATACAATAAATAGAGATATTTTAGTTCCAGGAGACAGTATAGCTGTTATCTATAAAATATTTAAAGATTTAGATGAAGAATTTTCTCTTGCAACAAGTGATGATAGATTGATTTTAACTTGGAAAGATGCTTATTTCAGTTGTAAATTATTATCATTAGCTTTCCCAGATTTTAGGCCTCTTATAAATAATTCAAGCCATGATAAAAGATTTGAATTTAACAAAGAAGATTTGAATTCTTCACTTAAAAAAGTTATATCTGTAACTAAAAATAGTAATGATTCTAAAAATGTTGCTACATTTAACTTTAAAGGAAATCAACTTGTAATAAGTGGAGTTTCTGCTAATGCTAAAATTAATCAAAAGGTTAATATGATAAAAACTGGTGAAGATTTAAAATTAGGAATGAATTGTAAATATATTAAAGAATTTATAGATAATGTTGATAAAAATATTATTGTTGAAGCCACTAATTCTAGCTCTATGCTAAAGATTACGGAAGAAGGAAATGAAAATTATATTTATTTAATTATGCCTGTTAATATTAGAGTGTAA